The genomic interval TCTAAATTCCTTGGCATTTGAATTCATTGCGTTCCTTATATACCCATGTCCTCCTACACCTTCATAAATAGCACTTCTATCCACCTTcatgttttctgattttttttttttttgtatactgTGGTACAAATATGGTATGAACACCTGTGATAAACAAGATTTTTGCTGTATACTACTTTTGCATTTTTGAGCTTCTCAAAAGCCAATTGTTAACTGACTCACTTCATTTGTTTCCTTTGGACAATTACAGGAGATGTTTTCATCCTAGTGTTCAGTTTGGACAACCGAGAGTCCTTTGATGAGGTCAAGAGGCTTCAGAAGCAGATCCTTGAGGTCAAATCCTGCCTGAAGAACAAAACGAGAGAAACAGCTGACCTCCCCATGGTGATCTGTGGCAACAAGAACGACCACAGCGAACTGTACCGCAAAGTGCACTCGGAGGAAGCTGAGAAGCTTGTCTCCAGTGATGAGAACTGTGCATACTTTGAAGTCTCAGCCAAGAAGAACACCAATGTGAATGAGATGTTCTATGTCCTCTTCAGCATGGCTAAGCTGCCCCACGAGATGAGTCCGGCCCTCCACAGGAAGATCTCTGTTCAATATGGTGACCCTTTTCATCATAAGTCCTTCAAAATGCACAGGGTCAAAGAGACAGATGCCTATGGCATGATCTCCCCCTCTGCTCGCCGTCCCAGTGTCAACAGCGACCTGAAATACATCAAATCCAAAGTCCTCAGAGAAGGACaaacaagggagagagagaaatgcctGATCCAGTGAAGGACGTTCCATTGAGACAGCATCTAGAGTGTTATGTGCAGTGCCTTAAAAGATGTTGGCTACTCAGACGACTTTCTTAACAGGTTCCTGAGGCCAAGAGGATGACAGCAGATCAAGGGGATAGTCCTTGAAACCACTTTGTAAACCATACCGCACCATTAATGTAAAGAGATCAATTTAAAAGGTAGTATTGTAAATACTTGAAGCTGCCTGGCAGGTATCTCTGCTACAAGCGGCACCTGTGACTATTCcttcatcttttttaaaaaaactagctTTCTAGCTGTTGTCTTCTTCTCTAGACAATCTGGGTGTGTACAGAAGGGTGAACCAGAAATTTTGAGCAAAGATTTAGTGCAGGGTGAATCTGGCCTGCATAAATTGACAGAGTCTCCATCAAGCAATGGGCAACCTTTGCTGGTGAAGGGATTAAAAAACAACTGGGTCTTGTTTCCCTTCAGAGctcttcaaaagaaaaaagaaaaagacttcTGATGCAAGATCCCATCTTGATTCAATGAACTGATAGGAGCTTTCAAAACAAATGTATATATAAGAGAGATGCATTTATTTGATTGGTCCTTCAGAGAATTTGTCTCATCTGGAGAAGATTGAACATttgagagttggggggggggggatgcacttTTTTGTGGCAGTGGCAATTCTTGGCATCAGTGCAAATTTCATTTTGTATTCTACTTAAATCCTGTGTTTGTTTCCCATGCAAAACCAGATGACAGATTGTCTGTGATAACGAAAATGTGAGTTCATCAGCAAGTGTGATTGGAAAATGGCAACAGTTTTCCAGTTACATAACATGTACAGTAGCTGAAGTTGTtgtactgttaaaaaaaaacaaaaaaaccagcacATCTGATTGCTTCATGTGATTTTGCATCATGTGATGTTCTGCTccttaaaagaatatatatactTGGGAACTTTTTACAATTCACCACCAGATTCCAGCCACCCCCACAAATAAGGCAATGATATTTCTGTTCTATCCTGTAAATTCTGGTGCTCTCATCCACAATGGATATGCAATGCCAGGTTTCATGTGCTATCTAGTGACCCATACCAGCTTTCttaccagtggcagacctcccattcctTTGATAGGGTAAATGCTCCAGGCATGGAGACTCGCGCagctttaggaccctgtggaagcctctctgaggctcccgacttagtcagaaactgtgtttctgaTTTGCCaggagcacagtttaaagcgtggGCGAAACTTCAGAAGGCTTCCCTGACGCATCCTGGAGTCGTGCTAGGCACTGTGCATTCCAGGTAAGTGGAAAGGTGAACTTGCATGTagggggggcaccatcgtggacctttgtcccggggtgcggggctggggaggtccaccgctaTTTCTTACTCCAAGGCTGCATTCAGACATCACACCAAACCATGGAATGTATTTACATTTGCACCCTTATCAAACCACAGACCATGGTTTGCAGGAGGTTGCCTGACCAGGATATGAAACCATAGTTTGAAGCTGGCTTGCAGACCACACCTGGTGTAAACTGTGGCTTGCTAATTGGTCTGAATGCACAAATCATTGACATATCACAGTTATGGCAGTTGCTTCTTCTCCAGGCTGCTGTACCATAGAGACAGGAGTAAAAATATGAAGCTGAGCTATAAGCAGATGAAAAATGAAGCCAGACAAGTATCACTAAACAATGATTTGCCCACTGTACATTTGAAATTTCAAACCATGGTCTGGAGTCGTCAGCAGAAGCTATGGTTTGGTATGATGCCTGAATTAAGCACAGGTTTATTCAGaaaagaggctgcaatcctatgcagtcttgcttgggagcaagccattaaacacaatgggacttacttctgagttagtaCACAATCAGGCTGTAAgtaccattaaaatcaatggactttactttcaagtaaacatgcataggaatagCCTGCATGTAGACCTGCTTCTAACTTTTTCCTCATTTTCAAATGACTGAGTAATTTTTGATACCAGGATGAGCTAATCATAAAACACAAGGTGCAAGGTTTAGTTTAGGAGGCGACTGTCTTCCAAAAGGTGAACGCATACGGGATTTTATTTCAGGAATGCGGAACAccttttaagaaaacaaaaccaatGTGAAAATAATGCTTTTCTTCTTATGAAAACGATCCAATTGCTTACAGCAGAATTCCTGCTAAGGAAGAGAAGCGGGTCAGAATGAGACCAGTTTATAGAGTCAAGCACAGGTTCCTGAGACCTGCAATATCTATGTAAATAGGAGATAAGTTTCTCTCGGGGGCAGGTCACGTGACACTACACAAAACCGTTCAGAAtgggtattttttccccttcGATCTGTGACAGCTCCCTGATAGTAGATTATCATCGGAGCTGAACCTGTGGTTGTGTGTGTCCCAACCGTGCTGATGGCCGCACAAAGCACCCCAGGACATCTGCCAAGGGCTCAGTGCTCTAGGAGGGCCCAAccagggtggattgggcccagagagcAACTGGTGTCCACCAACAAGGTGGCCTCCCCTGACATGGGGTTCTTTTATTCTCAGTGGACTAACATTAACGTGGGGCATTGTCGGGGAGGCAC from Tiliqua scincoides isolate rTilSci1 chromosome 7, rTilSci1.hap2, whole genome shotgun sequence carries:
- the RASD2 gene encoding GTP-binding protein Rhes yields the protein MMKTMSSGNCTLNVPAKNSYRMVVLGASRVGKSSIVSRFLNGRFEDQYTPTIEDFHRKVYNIRGDMYQLDILDTSGNHPFPAMRRLSILTGDVFILVFSLDNRESFDEVKRLQKQILEVKSCLKNKTRETADLPMVICGNKNDHSELYRKVHSEEAEKLVSSDENCAYFEVSAKKNTNVNEMFYVLFSMAKLPHEMSPALHRKISVQYGDPFHHKSFKMHRVKETDAYGMISPSARRPSVNSDLKYIKSKVLREGQTREREKCLIQ